Part of the Bifidobacterium crudilactis genome is shown below.
AGCCAGCTCAAGGTGTAGTGCCACGGAAAACGACGATGCGGGTCAAAGACCAGGAAATCGACGGAGGCCATAATCGGCACGATGATATGCGCCATGGTGGTCGTCATCACTCCGAAGGCGAAGGCTGTAGTGGCCGGATCGGAGGGCGGGAGCACGAACCATGCGACCAGACCAGTAACGATGATGTTCAACGTCAGGGCACCCTTGATCCACGCGGGGGGCTGAATTCCCTTCAGCAGTGTGGCCGCCCCTGCCCAGAGCATCACGACGCCCAAGAGCACATTGGTCTGCACGGTGAAAAACACCCAACGGTTGCCGATGCCCGACAACCATGCTTCATATGTTCCTGCGAAACAGAAGAATGCAATGACGAAACGATACAGCGCTGCAATAAATCTCATACGCACAGCATAATGCCCGCCTCTCACCTGGCGTTCAACGACATCGCGTTTCGGCACAGCGTACGTGTTGATGCTCAAACCGCGAAGTGGCCGATACCCCATAAGGGCAGCCGCCACTTCTGGCCATTGAGTACACCCGTTGAGTACTCTTGTACGCAGCAAGTGACGGACCGG
Proteins encoded:
- a CDS encoding Pr6Pr family membrane protein, which codes for MRFIAALYRFVIAFFCFAGTYEAWLSGIGNRWVFFTVQTNVLLGVVMLWAGAATLLKGIQPPAWIKGALTLNIIVTGLVAWFVLPPSDPATTAFAFGVMTTTMAHIIVPIMASVDFLVFDPHRRFPWHYTLSWLIYFPFYLAFVLIRAQIWPHSGPGASGNPYPYGFIDLQALGWQRTALNCVEYLGAFFVLALVLFLIDRILPKRTPLTAM